From one Bos indicus x Bos taurus breed Angus x Brahman F1 hybrid chromosome 7, Bos_hybrid_MaternalHap_v2.0, whole genome shotgun sequence genomic stretch:
- the LOC113895471 gene encoding olfactory receptor 56-like, producing the protein MDKRNESSNTDLILLGLFPDMKHVNFLVCAILLIYTMALTSNSILILLIWVDSHLHMPMYFLLSQLALMDMTLISSIVPKMATDFFSGKRNISLVACGTQIFFFLTVGMAECTLITLMSYDRYVAICNPLRYTLIMSQKVCLQMAAISWAGGALTSLAHTAYAMHFPICGSREIPHFLCEIKSILKWACDDVSAYEKALVVTSIVVLLIPLSLIMSSYALIFLAVLHMKSPKGRDKALATCFSHLTVVCLYYGPAMVVYMRPSSYHNPRLDQVLFILDPILTPLLNPLIYSLRNKEVLGALRKVLTS; encoded by the coding sequence ATGGACAAAAGAAATGAGTCTTCAAATACAGATTTAATACTCCTGGGCCTCTTCCCTGATATGAAACATGTCAACTTCCTTGTCTGTGCCATTCTCCTGATCTACACCATGGCTCTCACCTCAAACTCCATTCTAATCCTCCTAATCTGGGTGGATTCTCACCTCCACATGCCCATGTACTTCCTGCTCAGCCAACTGGCTCTCATGGACATGACATTAATCTCTAGCATCGTACCCAAGATGGCAACTGACTTCTTCTCAGGGAAGAGAAACATATCACTAGTGGCCTGTGGAACTCAGATCTTCTTCTTCCTGACTGTAGGAATGGCTGAGTGCACCCTCATCACCCTCATGTCCTATGACCgatatgtggccatctgcaaccCTCTGAGATACACCCTCATCATGAGCCAGAAAGTCTGTCTGCAGATGGCTGCCATCTCCTGGGCTGGGGGTGCCCTTACATCACTTGCACACACGGCCTATGCCATGCATTTCCCCATCTGCGGTTCCAGAGAGATTCCCCATTTCCTCTGTGAGATCAAGTCCATCCTAAAATGGGCCTGTGATGATGTCTCTGCCTATGAAAAGGCTTTGGTAGTGACAAGTATTGTGGTGCTCCTCATCCCCTTGTCCCTCATCATGTCCTCTTACGCTCTCATATTCCTTGCTGTCCTCCACATGAAATCTCCAAAGGGAAGGGACAAAGCTCTAGCCACTTGCTTTTCCCACTTGACTGTAGTGTGCCTCTATTATGGCCCTGCCATGGTGGTCTACATGAGGCCTAGTTCCTATCATAATCCCAGACTGGACCAAGTCCTCTTTATACTTGACCCTATTCTCACTCCTCTGCTAAATCCTTTGATTTATAGTCTTAGAAACAAAGAAGTGCTGGGGGCCCTAAGGAAGGTTCTAACTTCATGA
- the LOC113895473 gene encoding olfactory receptor 2T7-like yields MYFPSCGSKEIPHFLCEVMAILKLACEDISAYEKAVMMTSITGFLIPLSLIMSSYALIFLAVLCTNFPEARNKALATGSSHLTVVILYFGPAMLVCMKPNSHHSPKLAKVLFMLRAILTPMMTPLIYSLRNKEVVCAWQMALGCCLTSV; encoded by the coding sequence ATGTATTTCCCCAGCTGTGGTTCCAAAGAGATTCCCCATTTTCTCTGTGAGGTCATGGCCATCCTGAAACTGGCCTGTGAAGACATCTCTGCCTATGAGAAGGCTGTGATGATGACAAGCATCACGGGGTTCCTCATCCCCTTGTCCCTCATCATGTCCTCTTATGCCCTCATCTTCCTTGCTGTCCTCTGCACAAACTTCCCTGAGGCCAGGAACAAAGCCCTGGCCACCGGCTCCTCCCACCTGACTGTGGTGATTCTCTATTTTGGCCCAGCCATGCTGGTCTGCATGAAGCCTAATTCTCACCACAGTCCCAAGCTGGCCAAAGTTCTTTTTATGCTTCGTGCCATTCTCACTCCTATGATGACCCCCCTCATATACAGTCTGAGGAACAAGGAGGTGGTGTGCGCTTGGCAAATGGCGTTGGGATGCTGCCTAACCTCAGTTTAG